A part of Sandaracinaceae bacterium genomic DNA contains:
- a CDS encoding TetR/AcrR family transcriptional regulator gives MKLTGRPRQFDEDQALERALELFSQRGYAATSMADLVEHTGVSKQSLYNTFGDKRSLFLAALDRYCERSDAGLAGELAREEGSACGLRSLFRRLAKAMGGTQPRTCLVAATSMEVGASDCEISARVRAHLERTRNRFETAIEDCVAKGDLTHVKSPRAVASHLTNTLNGLGVLRGGGATDEELDEVVDVALSVLE, from the coding sequence ATGAAGCTGACCGGCCGCCCACGACAATTCGACGAGGACCAGGCACTCGAGCGCGCGCTCGAGCTGTTCTCGCAGCGCGGGTATGCGGCCACCAGCATGGCCGACCTGGTGGAGCACACGGGCGTCTCGAAGCAGAGCCTCTACAACACCTTCGGCGACAAGCGCAGCCTCTTCCTGGCCGCCCTCGACCGCTATTGCGAGCGCAGCGACGCCGGCCTGGCTGGCGAGCTGGCGCGCGAAGAGGGCTCGGCCTGCGGGCTGCGCAGCCTCTTCCGCCGGCTGGCCAAGGCCATGGGCGGCACCCAGCCGCGCACGTGCCTGGTGGCCGCCACGTCCATGGAGGTGGGGGCCAGCGACTGTGAGATCTCCGCCCGCGTGCGCGCCCACCTCGAGCGCACCCGCAACCGCTTCGAGACCGCCATCGAAGACTGCGTGGCCAAGGGAGACCTCACCCACGTGAAGAGCCCGCGCGCCGTGGCCAGCCACCTGACCAACACGCTGAACGGCCTGGGCGTGCTGCGCGGCGGCGGCGCCACCGACGAAGAGCTCGACGAGGTGGTGGACGTGGCCCTCTCCGTGCTGGAGTGA
- a CDS encoding DUF5615 family PIN-like protein: MKVLLDMNLSPAWVAYLSGMGVEAEHWSRVGPPGAPDTQVMAWARDHHQVIFTNDLDFSALLASTRDAGPSVLQIRLQDLMPVAVGELVLGVLRAHEAALEAGAIVTVAANGARVRVLPLAGDRGE; the protein is encoded by the coding sequence GTGAAGGTACTGCTCGACATGAACCTCTCGCCCGCCTGGGTCGCGTACCTGAGCGGCATGGGAGTCGAGGCCGAGCACTGGAGCAGAGTCGGCCCTCCAGGTGCACCTGACACCCAGGTGATGGCGTGGGCACGGGACCACCACCAGGTGATCTTCACCAACGACTTGGACTTCTCGGCGCTGCTGGCCAGCACCCGTGACGCGGGCCCGAGCGTGCTGCAGATCCGTCTCCAGGACCTCATGCCCGTGGCGGTGGGCGAATTGGTCCTTGGTGTGTTGCGTGCACACGAAGCCGCACTCGAGGCTGGGGCAATCGTCACGGTCGCTGCCAACGGGGCTCGCGTGCGCGTCCTACCTCTTGCCGGCGACAGAGGAGAATGA
- a CDS encoding DUF433 domain-containing protein — translation MDLSRITHDASVMGGRPCIRGMRVTVGTIVGLLAAGRSREEILGAYPYLEDEDITAALGYAAWRAQEYEVPLKAS, via the coding sequence GTGGACCTCTCCCGCATCACACACGACGCTTCCGTCATGGGCGGCCGCCCATGCATTCGCGGCATGCGCGTCACGGTCGGAACGATTGTTGGCCTGCTCGCGGCAGGTCGCAGCCGTGAGGAGATCCTCGGCGCCTATCCGTACCTCGAAGACGAAGACATCACGGCGGCGCTCGGATACGCGGCGTGGCGAGCGCAGGAGTACGAAGTTCCCCTCAAGGCGTCCTGA
- a CDS encoding SDR family NAD(P)-dependent oxidoreductase: protein MNVVILGGTKGMGRALSRQLAERGDQLFLLGRDTRELERSARDLEARAPTGARMEVGTATCDLEEPAGFDAALDAAEKALGKLDCVIVTAALFATQEQLEQDEALMERLVTVNFANTVAFCERARKRLLAQGGGTLCVFSSVAGERGRKPVVIYGASKAGLSSYLEGLDHRYRAAGLKVVTVKPGFVNTGMTEGLKPPPFAGEPEAVARTVLRAIDRGTPVVYAPAPWALVMGVIRALPRAVMRRVKF from the coding sequence ATGAACGTCGTCATCCTGGGTGGCACCAAGGGCATGGGGCGCGCGCTGTCGCGGCAGCTGGCCGAGCGCGGCGACCAGCTCTTCTTGCTGGGGCGCGACACGCGCGAGCTCGAGCGCAGCGCGCGGGACCTCGAGGCGCGGGCGCCCACGGGGGCGCGCATGGAGGTGGGTACCGCCACCTGTGACCTCGAAGAGCCGGCGGGCTTCGACGCGGCCCTCGACGCAGCCGAGAAGGCGCTGGGCAAGCTGGACTGCGTGATCGTGACGGCCGCGTTGTTCGCCACCCAGGAGCAGTTGGAGCAGGACGAGGCGCTGATGGAGCGTCTGGTGACCGTGAACTTCGCCAACACGGTGGCGTTCTGCGAGCGGGCGCGGAAGCGGCTTCTCGCGCAGGGTGGCGGCACCCTGTGCGTGTTCAGCTCGGTGGCGGGTGAGCGCGGGCGCAAGCCGGTGGTCATCTACGGGGCGTCCAAGGCGGGCCTCTCCAGCTACCTCGAGGGCCTCGACCACCGCTACCGCGCCGCGGGCCTGAAGGTGGTCACGGTGAAGCCCGGCTTCGTGAACACCGGCATGACCGAGGGCCTCAAGCCGCCGCCGTTCGCGGGCGAGCCCGAGGCCGTGGCCAGAACCGTGCTGCGCGCCATCGACCGCGGCACCCCCGTGGTCTATGCACCCGCGCCGTGGGCGTTGGTGATGGGTGTCATCCGGGCGCTGCCGCGGGCGGTCATGCGCCGCGTCAAGTTCTGA